The DNA sequence AACCTGTGCAATACGCAGGTCGGCCTCAACGTGAACAAGCAGGTGCGTTAAAACTCGGCCCTGGAGCGGTTTCCAAATCCCTGTACATGATATCCACAATGGTCAAACCAGTTTTTGGCATCCTGTTCGGTTATCCACCCGGCGGCGGCCCGGATGGCTTCCTCCAACAGGTCGCGGGTGCGGGCCTCGGCGGTGCGCAGCCACGTCTTGAGTTTGCTAAGTGCTCGTTCGGAATTAAAAGAATTATTAGGCCGTCATGCTGAGCGCAGTCGAAGCATCTCTACCGCTTCGTTAAACGATTAATTTAGTGTGCGGTAGAGATGCTTCGACTGCGCTCAGCATGACCGTATGATTATCTGTTTAAATAAGAACGAGCACTTAAAAGTCAGTTCAATGGGATTAAAATCGAGCGAATAAGGCGGTAGGTAGCGCAGGCAGGTCCCGTAGCTTTTCACGATTTCGTCCAGGCCTTCCATCTTATGCACCGATAGGTTGTCGAGCACCACCACGTCGCCCGGCCGCAGGGTGGGGCCAAGCACCTGGTCGAGGCAGGCGGCAAATACATCGCCGTTGACGGCCCCGTTGACGCTGAGCAACGCCCCGAGCTCGTCCGGGGTCAGGGCGACGATGAGCGTCCCGTTCGGGCCGCTGTGCAACGGCACGGCTTGGTCCAGGCGCTGGCTAGCCTGGGCACGGCCGTAGCGGCGGCAGTAGGGGAGGGTCGTGCTCGTCTACTCTAACCTACCCTACTAAAATTCGGGGCATAAAAACGGGGCGGTCCGATCTTTGAGGTTTTTTACACCGAAAAAGCCCGTCCTGCCCCGTGAAGCAAGGCGTCATCACCAAAATTACAACGGTTTTACAGCACCTGCCCATGGTGCGCAACCTGGCCCATCAAAAGTTTGGCAGCCAGTTTATTATTACGTTGGTAAGAAGCTGCAACGGGCAATTTTGTAAAGTGGCGCAGCACCTGAACGATGCCGTTAAACCAGCCTCGAACGAAACCCGGGTTCAGGATTTCTTCCGCGAGACGGACCTGCACTCCCTGGTGCTGGCGCAGTCAGTGCTGGGCCTGCTGCCGGCGCGGGGCAAGTTGCGCCTGTGCCTGTGCCTGGACCGCACGGAAGGGGACTTCGGCCAGGGTCAGGTCAATGCCCTGCTCCTTACCGTGGGTCAGGGCGCGTTTCAGGTGTCGCGCTACTGGGAACTGCTCGACCATTGCCGCGGCAATTCCAACGCCGCCCAGCGCATCGCCGTGCGTCAGGTCTGCGTGCGGGTGCTGGGCAAAGACCGCATCGGCGGGGCGCTGGGCGACCGCGAATTCGCGGGTCATTCCTGATTTAAGTAGCTAAAAGGCAATGGGTTGGGCTTTATCCTGCGGTTGCCCCGCCACCACCTGCTGCCCTGTTCGAGTGGGCGCCGGCAAGCCATTGCCGACCTGGGCCTGGCCGTCGGCCAGGTCCGGCGCGTGGCCCACTGCCAGGTGGACGGCGTCTGGGGACAGGCGTGGGTCAAAGCGCTGGTCGACGGGAATTTTCTCTTTCGCTTCGGCAACGTGGGCGGGGCTTACCTGGGGCAGCGCTAAGCGAAGCGGTGGACGATTGAGCAGTATTTCAGAACCTCAAAGGCGGGGGCTTCAACTGGGAAGCCAGCCCCTTGCGCTGCCATAAAAAACTACGCAAACGCGTTGCTTTGGTGAGCCTGGCCTACGCCTTTTGCCTAAGCATGGGGACACGAGCCGACGGGAAAAGACCCATTACCCGTAAAAACCACGGCTACCGGGCCACCAGCCTGAGCCGACACGGCTTGAATGTGCTGCGCCAAATCAGCTGCGCCAAATCAGCTGCGCCAAATCAGCTGCGCCAAATCAGCTGCGCCAAATCAGCTGCGCCGGCGCAAAACCGGACGGGGAACTTGCCGAGATGGTGGGCACGCTACTGCGCTGGTTTTATTGGCAAATCACTCGTTGTCAAACCACTATAAAAATAGTAGGGTAGAGTAGAGCACCCCCTACAACTGTCAGCCCTAGCGTCGGTGCCACGAACATGCCAGGGGTTAGATTCTTCATTGGGAGTTGCAGTAGCTGGTAGGTGTATTGGATAACTGCTGGCGCGCATCTACGACGCGCGCCAACTCTAACTTTAAAACCGCAGGTTCAGGCCGCCGCCGCCACCGAAGCGGTTGTCGTAGCTACCCATCAGCGAGAAGTTGCGCGAGAGCAGGTATTCGGCCCCGGTACGCCAGACGACTTCTTTCTCAAAGCGGCGGTTATTGTCCAGCGTATTCACCCACCCAAAGTCGGCCTGGTATTCATAATAGCCAGATACGAGTAGCCGCGGAAACACCATAATTCTCCGGCCCAGGCTCAGGCGGGGGCGCAGCTGGTTATCGATGCGGGCATCGAGGCTGAACAGATAGGGCGTCAGGAAGCGGACCCCGACCACGGCCTTGGCATCGGTTTTGGTTACCATCCGGCCCGCTGTTCCCAGCTCGGTGAGCGGGGCGGGCAGCCGCTGCCGGAAGTTCTCCACGTTCACGCCCCCGAACACGCGGAAGTAGTCGTAGAGGTAGCGCTCGTAGGTAACCTCCGATTCCATGTTGCGGTTCCAACCGTTCTCCACGCTCAGGTTGAACTGATTGCGGATGTTGGACGACACCAGGTTCAGCGAGCTCATGTGCGAGGCCACGCCGAGGCGACCCCAGGTGTAATACCTGTCGGTTTCGTGCACCAGCGTGCTCACCGGGTAGCCTTTCAGACGCGGGTCGCGGGGCGTATCGTAGCTCACAACGCGGCCCATCCCGCTCACCAGGTGGTAGAGGACGTGGCAGTGCAGAAACCAGTCGCCCGACTCGTTGCCCAGCACCTCGATAACGACCTGCTTCATGGGCGGCACGTCCACCGTGTGCTTCAGGGGCGAGTATTCGCCGTTGGCGTTGATGACCCGAAAAAAGTGCCCGTGCAGATGCATAGGGTGGTGCATCATCGTCAGGTTGTTGTAGGTGATGCGCGTAATCTGGTTGACCCGAATGGGGATTTCATCCGCCTCCGACAGGGGCACGCCGTTCATGCTCCAGATGTAGCGCTGCATGTTGCCGGTGAGATTAAGCAGGACATTACGCACGGGCAGGGTGTCGGCGTAGGCCGTTTTCTGCGTAGCCCGCAAGTAATCGTAGTTGTACTCGGCGAACATATCCATGCCGCCCATCTTCATCCCGGCCATCGGCTTATCGGCGCCCATTTTCATACCGGCCATTGGCTTATCGGCTCCCATTTTCATACCGCTCATCGGCATATCGGGCCCGGCATGGGCCGTGTCGGCGGGCATTTTCATGCCATCCATCTTCATGCCATCCATCTTCTTCATACCGTCCATCTTCATGCCGGCCATGGCTGGCTTGGGTTGCGCGGGCTGGTCGTTCATCTTCTTGCCACCCATCTTGTCGCTGCCGCCCATGTCCATCCCGGCCATCGGCTTATCGCCACCCATTTTCATACCGCCCATTTTTCCATCTTTCCCCGACTTACCCATCTGCATCCCCCAGTTGGCTTTTATCTGCTCGGGGTCGACGTGGTGGGGGCGAAACCTGAGCGCGGGCGCGCCCATGCGCATGTCCATTTTGGCCATCTGCTGCATGAGCGCGATTTTGTCAGGCCGGAGCAGCACCGGAGCGGCCAATACTAGTCCCGTGCCCAGGTAAGCCGAAGTAGTGCCGGAGCCGTCCTGCGCCGTGGCCCGAAGCTCGAGCTTGCCGGTGGGCGGAATTGTGACCAGGTAATCGTAGGTTTCGGCCACGGCAATGAAGGTTTTGTTGTGCTTCACCGGCACCACTTCCTGCCCGTCGGCCGCCACCAGCAGCGGGTCTTCGCCCCCGAACGTCATCCAGAACTGCGTCGACGTCGCCCCGTTGATGATGCGCAGGCGTACCTTCTCACCCGGCTTAAAGTCCGGGTACTGTTGCACCGGCTGGCCGTTCACCAGGAAGGCGTCGTAGTACACGTCAGCGATGCCGAAGCTCTCCATGCGCTGCTTCCAGAAGTTGAGCTGCGCCCCGAAGGCCCCGCGGGCAATCACGCGGTTGAGCGGCGTGGCCGTCCCTTTGCGGATGTTGTACCACGGGGTGCCCCGCTTAAGGAAGCGCAGGACGGTGGCCGGCTTCTGGTTCGTCCAGTCCGAGAGCACGAGCACCAGGTCCTTGTCGTAGGTGAGGCGCTCGTGCTTGGGCTCGATAACGATGGAGCCGTACACGCCGCTCTGCTCCTGCAGCAGGGTGTGCGAGTGATACCAGTAGGTGCCGGACTGCTTGAGCGGAAACGCATACTTCTGCACCTGCCCCGGCTCGATGGGCGGCGTATTGAGGTAGGGTACGCCATCGTAAAAGTTAGGTGCCAGGACCCCGTGCCAGTGCACCGACGTTGCCACGTTCATTTCATTCTTGACGTAAATGATGGCGTAGTCGCCCTCTTTGAACCGAATAGTAGGCCCGGGAATACCGCCGTTGACGGTCATGCCCAGCACAGTTTTACCGGCCTTCACCACCGGCTCCTGCCGCAGAGTCAGGTGATAAATGGTCGTATCCGTCTGGGCCCAGGCCGGCCGCACCGTGAGCAGCAGAATTAGTAGCGGAAAAAAGAATAATGTATTAACTCTCATGTCGGGGTTGTTGAAGTGCC is a window from the Hymenobacter nivis genome containing:
- a CDS encoding multicopper oxidase domain-containing protein; the encoded protein is MRVNTLFFFPLLILLLTVRPAWAQTDTTIYHLTLRQEPVVKAGKTVLGMTVNGGIPGPTIRFKEGDYAIIYVKNEMNVATSVHWHGVLAPNFYDGVPYLNTPPIEPGQVQKYAFPLKQSGTYWYHSHTLLQEQSGVYGSIVIEPKHERLTYDKDLVLVLSDWTNQKPATVLRFLKRGTPWYNIRKGTATPLNRVIARGAFGAQLNFWKQRMESFGIADVYYDAFLVNGQPVQQYPDFKPGEKVRLRIINGATSTQFWMTFGGEDPLLVAADGQEVVPVKHNKTFIAVAETYDYLVTIPPTGKLELRATAQDGSGTTSAYLGTGLVLAAPVLLRPDKIALMQQMAKMDMRMGAPALRFRPHHVDPEQIKANWGMQMGKSGKDGKMGGMKMGGDKPMAGMDMGGSDKMGGKKMNDQPAQPKPAMAGMKMDGMKKMDGMKMDGMKMPADTAHAGPDMPMSGMKMGADKPMAGMKMGADKPMAGMKMGGMDMFAEYNYDYLRATQKTAYADTLPVRNVLLNLTGNMQRYIWSMNGVPLSEADEIPIRVNQITRITYNNLTMMHHPMHLHGHFFRVINANGEYSPLKHTVDVPPMKQVVIEVLGNESGDWFLHCHVLYHLVSGMGRVVSYDTPRDPRLKGYPVSTLVHETDRYYTWGRLGVASHMSSLNLVSSNIRNQFNLSVENGWNRNMESEVTYERYLYDYFRVFGGVNVENFRQRLPAPLTELGTAGRMVTKTDAKAVVGVRFLTPYLFSLDARIDNQLRPRLSLGRRIMVFPRLLVSGYYEYQADFGWVNTLDNNRRFEKEVVWRTGAEYLLSRNFSLMGSYDNRFGGGGGLNLRF
- a CDS encoding transposase yields the protein MPLHSGPNGTLIVALTPDELGALLSVNGAVNGDVFAACLDQVLGPTLRPGDVVVLDNLSVHKMEGLDEIVKSYGTCLRYLPPYSLDFNPIELTFKCSFLFKQIIIRSC